CTACCATATTTAATTCACCTTTGAAATAATATTGATTTTTTAAATTTAATTTAAGATATAAATGAAAAATTTTTAATTTTTAATTTTAGTAAATGTTCTTTTTGCTTTGAAAGCTTCGAATTTACCTTTACCTTCCATGAAGAATTGAGAGAAGAATTCTACATAGTTAAGACGTAAAGCGTTAATGAATGCACCTAATACTTGGAAGAGGAAGTTTGCAATATGACCACCGAAGAATATGACGATTGCGAGTACAATACCCACATATGGAACCATATTGTTTATCATTTGAGCTAAGATGTTTACAGTCATTGCAATACCACCAGTAGCTAAACATAATGCTAAAAGACGAGCATAGGATAATACATCACCCATGTAACCGAAAATATCCATTACACCATATGCACCGTTAGCCCATACCAACATTCCAATAGTTGCAACTATTAAGATAGCGCCTAAGATTATACCAACCATACCGAGTACTTGGATATATCCTAAAGCGAGTAAAACTATTCCAGCTTCAAATACAAACCAGCAGATTTGAGAACCGATAGCATCTTTCTTATTACCGTATCTTAAGTTGTTAATAGCACCTATTAAAAATCCGATATTGGTGTAAAGTAAACCAATTGCGATAGCTATTATCAAAATAATATCCGGGTGTACAAATGCTTCAACTGAAGAAATTACAGTTGGAAGACGGAAACCAACAATCCTTTGTGGGAAATCTCCCAGGAAACCATTGGTAATCAGACCCAGTATAATAGCCCATAGACCAGACCAGATTAAAATCCAACCAAAGGAATGCATAGATTTTTTAACTTTACCCATTCCTTTTAATAATACTACACCAAGAAGAGCTACAATTAAACCATATACTGCATCGGTTAAACAGAAACCGAAGAATAATGGGAATGTGATTGCAACAAATATAGTTGGATCAATTGCATTGTAACGTACTGGAGAGTACATATCAACCAGGTATTCGAAAGGTCTTGCATACCATCCATTTTGTTGTAGGATAGGAACATTTTCATCATCTGTACCTTCAACCTCTATTGTTTCAAAGGCACAATGTCCATCAGAACTTTTTTCGACCAATTGTTCAACTTTTTCTGTGTCTTTAACAGGCACCCAGCCTTCTAAGACATATGCATCTTTAGTTTGAACAAATGATGAAAGAATTTCGTTCTTTTCTTTTTCATTTTCTAATTGTTCTTTGAGAGCCAATATATCATCGTCCCATTGTTCAGCAACTGCACGTAATTCTGATTTAACAGAAGCACGTTCTGATTCAATGGTTAATAATCTGGAATCAGCATGTGAAATGACCTGTTGAGGAGTTCCTTCAACATTACCAATTTCAATTTTCTCAAAGTCAAACTTACGAAGTGTTGAATAAACTTCGTCACTGTATTCTTTCAATGTTACTACGGTGATAATTTCTCCCTCTTTATCATCCATAGGAACAGTAAATACCTCTAATTCATCTGTCAATTTACTTAATTCATTTTTGATTTCTGAAGTAGATCCAGCATCAATCCTTCCAACAGTAGTAGAAGTGTACTTTGAATCTTTTAAAAGAGCTAAATCCATGTCAAAATTAGATAAGCGATTAGCCAAACTTTTATTAGACTGTAGTTCACTTGTTTCAGCGTCGAGTGCGGCTAGTTTACCTTCAATTACGCTTGTTTTACTTTCCACCTGGGCTAAAGTGTCTTCAGCTTTTGCAATAAAAGCTTCAGTATCTAATTTTTCTACTTCTTTTTGAACTGGTAAATCCGGACTAATAAAAGACATTAATGTGTCTTTTAACCCATGGCCTTCTGATAAAGAATTTCCTAATAGTTCAGATATACCGTTTGTTTTCATAAGAAGAGAAGATAGCTTTCCAGTATATGGAGAAACTTTTGAAGGAGTAACTAACTCCGCTAATTCAGGATCTTGCTGAATGCTATCAGAAATATCACTGACTTGTAAGAGTCCTGATTCGTGGAGAGCATCCACTGTAGGGGCTACATACTTTTCCAGTGTAACTATTCTAATTTTACGCATTCTAGCTGTCTTGAACATATAATCTCACACTACATAATATTTTTGACAATTATTGAAGCAGCTTCATCTACATTTGCCATAGCTTTGTCTTTTAAGGCTGCAACGTCCTCAGCAGACTTTTTAGCAATATCTTCTGCTTCTTTTTTAGCTTTATCTTCTGCATCAAAAACAGTATTTTTTGCTTCCTCTTCTGCTGCACTTTTAGCTTGGGAAATGATTTCCTCAGCTTTAACTTGTGATTCAGCAATTAAGTCTTTTGATTGAGACTCTGAATCAACAATAAGTTGTTCAGCATCAGATTCAGCTTTTTTTATCATTGCGATTGCGTCTGATATCTCTGCCATAATAAATCACCATGGTGTACTTATTTTTATTGTGCAATATATATATCTTTTACTATTTAATATTGATAAGAATTCGTAAAATCCAAAATAAATTAAAAAAAAGTATTCAAAAAATAATATTTATATCAAAAAATTAAATAAAAAAAAGAATAAAGGATAAACAGTTTATCTATAGAACCATTTCAATATACTAGGTGGTAATTTTTGTAAATAAGCCAAAATTGATATTATAATAATAATTAAACCCACTACAGCAAATCCTATATTGTAAGGATAGCTAAGTAACATATAGCCGCTTACACCAATAATTATTCCTTCAAAAAAGAATACTGCCTTAAGCCAGCTAGGGTTATATAATATTATCAGATAAGCAACAGCTATCATAATAAAAATTATCGCTGTAGCCATAACATCATTGGTTATTGGCTGATGCATTAAAAATGGAGCTATAGCCCAAACAATTAACGCTACTGCTAACATTACTCCCAAATATTTAAACATTTTTACATTTGCCATAATAACACTTACATTTCTATTAAACTTCATAATATTTATATTATTATAGTTTAATGAATACATATGGAAAGAGCAGTTTGGATAATTCTCAACAAAAATTTTTCACTTACATTAGACAGTGAAATAAAAGAAGATAAGATTTGTGATAAAAAATTCTCACCGGGCAACGATATCTGGACCAATGAGCTTCCACGTTTGGGATTCAGTGATGAAGATGTTCAAAAAGACTATGACGGATTTTTAAAAGACATCATGACACTGTTCACAGAACCAGGCGTTGATAAAGTATTCATTGATGCAAAACTAGGTGAAGAATCTGAATATATAAACAGCGAAAATCCTTTAGTTATTCGAAAAATAGAAGAATATAGTGTAGATGAAATTATAGAATAGAATTGGCCTTATCCATAACCTCATCCATACTATTGAATTCCAGAGGTTCCCCGTCGTCTGAAACCTTTTCTGTAGTTATCAGTACGCTTGGAGATGCCCATATATATGAATACATGAAATATATCACATTAATAAATATAAGCAATGAAAAAGCAGACAATGCAAGTATTAAACAGACTGCATGAATCAAAAGATTGCCGAATCTTTTCTTTCTCATCAGTACATAATTATTGTTTTTTTCCATTATCTTGAACTTTTTTTGAGATAGCTCCTGTGAAATTTTTTCCATTTCTTTGGAATTATCTGCAGCAAGTATAAATAATTTCATTTTAATCCATGTAAACTACAAATTCGTCCAATTCTTTTCTTGGAGTTTCACGAGGCTCTGCATTGCCGTATCCTAAAGGAGTGAATAAGACTGCCTCTTCATTTTCTTTCAAGTTAAGGAATTTATGAGCTTCATATTTTTTAAATGCCCCAATATAACATGTTCCAAGACCGACATCCTGTGCTGCTAAAATCATATGGTCCATAACAATGGTTGCATCGATATCTGCAATATTTTTCTGATCCCAAGGTCTTGTCCATGCTTCATTTATAATTCCAACAACACATAATACAATAGGAGCTTCCACAAACCATTTTGCCCCATAAATTTTAGATAATTCCTCTTTATATTTTTTGGTATCAATGACATATACCTTAAAAGGCTGTGCATTTACGCCTGTAGGAGCAATTGTTGCCGCTTTTAGAACATAATCGAGTTTCTCTTTTTCAACTTCCTTATCCAAATATCCTCTTACACTGTATCTCTGATTGATTACATCTATAAATTCCATATTATCTACCTGCATCGTATACTATATCATCAAGGTCTAAAAAACGCCTGAATTCTTCTTCATCCATATTTTCCTCATGAATATGTGCAATAATTCCTGGAAGTCTGCCAATCATGAAAACTCCAAGACCCAAATCCGGAGAAAATCCCAAATCAGACAGTATTGCAGCATTTGCACCGTCAACGTTAAGTCTGATTTGCTTTTTTTCATAAACCAAATCTTCCAATGCCAAAGCCAATTTGATATGAGGTCCTATAAAACCCCTTTTTACCACAATATTCATCAGTTCATCAGCTCTCGGATCAACATTATGATATCTATGTCCAAAACCAGGTATTTTTTTACCTTTTAGGATATATTCACTGTAAATTTCAATTGCACAGCTTGCAATTTGCTTATTGTCAATTGCTGAATCCCCTGTAGAATAGATTGAACCTATTTTTGACTGGTAAAGTTCCATTGTTTTTTCAATAGCTCCTGCATGCTTATGTCCAAATGACAACAATGCACCTGCAACAGCAGAATTCATAGGAGAACCTGATGACGCTACAAGCCTGGCTGTCTGTGTGCTTGGAGGAGTTGCTCCATGGTCACAGAAAGAAACCAGAACATGATTAAATATCTTTCCTTCTTCAAGAGAAGGCAATCTTCCCCTTAAAAGTAAAAAAATCATATCACTGTATCGGATTTTATCAATCAGATCTCTTTGGTTGTAGCCTCTTGTTACAATTTTATCTGTTTCTACACGAGAAATAGCTGTTTTTAATGAATGAGGATTAACTCTAAAATTATTTTCTTGCATTTTCATGTACCTTAATTTTTGTTATAATAATTTTATATGAAACTATAATTTTAATGTTGCTACTCTTGGCTCTACAAAACATGACGGTCTGATGGCAACAATTCTAACTCCACTTGCCCTCTGATTGCCGATGTTTACATAAGAACCTAAAACTGTTGTTCTTCCGCCAAATCCCATAGGACCTATGCCGGTTTCATTCAATCGGCCAGCAACATACTTTTCAACTTCGCTTTGACGGTCAAGATTTCCATAAACAATTGACTTTAAAAGAAGAGCATTGGCTTCATAATGAGTTCTTCCAATGCCGATTGATGGAATTGATGGAGTGCATCCAAGTAAACTCAAGGATTCCTCAAGCCAATCAACTGCAGTATCAATTACATTATAAAATGACCTTTTATGATATACTCTGTAGGTTTTGGCCCTGATTTCCGGACCTCCCCCTTCCAAAATCAGATGAACGTTTAATGTATCCGGTGCAATATCTCTCCTGTAGCTGGATTCATCATTGACTGTATCGATGAGAATAGAAGCCGGCTTTAACATTCCAGGTTTTTCATATAATCCTTTGATTTGTTCTATTCTTTCAATTTCACTGCCTTTTACAGCCATAGGCCTTGCCGGAAGATTATTTAACCCTAAAGCAATGCCTTCCTGAATCTGGCCTAACATTCCCCCTGTGATTTGTCTATCTGACCCCAATTCCACTAAAACATGAGGAATTCCCGTATCATCACATAAAGGAAATTTGGTTTTTTGAGCAACTTTATAATTTTCTAGCATCTGTGATAATGCCCATCTGGCATTTTCATTTTCTTCTGTTTCTATTGCCCCGGTTAATGCTTTAAGTTTATCATCGCTGAGAGTAGTGGATGCGGAAATAACTGTTTTAGAAATATCTTCAATAATGCTCATATAATCACTCAGGAATAGATAAATCATCAGATTTTGCAGGTGACGGTACAGCCTGAGGGCAATATTTATCAATGACCCGTTTAACAAGCATGACCTGTTTTATACGTGCAATTGCTTCTTTTTCTGTTGTATCCCAGTTATGATTTGCCGCAACAGAACCTCCTGTCTTTAAGTAGACCGGCGCTGCAACATCAATGAATTTTGGAACTTCATAATGTCTTATAAATCCTCCTGTGGATTTAGGATTTTCAGTGTGCAGATCAATTGCCATATCACAGGCATTTCTGATAGCTGCAATCATTGGAATCTGCAAATCACGAACTGGATTTAAAGAGTCAAGACCATTTTCCTGAAGCAATTTTGCAGAAGCGGGATTTGAATGGCCTGCATGAGCAGACAGTTTAAAATGAACATTTTCCGGAAGTTCTCCTTCACATCTCATTTTATTTAAAACCCAAAGAAGACCTTCATCATAAAGCAAAATTCCACGAACTCCCAATCCGCATGCCCTTTTAACATCTTCAATTGCATAAACCAGATTATCGTAGCCTCTAAGCCTGTAACCTATTCTGCTGCCCTCTTTAGTATGAACAGTAGCTGATGTGTCATAAGTTGCTCTTGGCCCTACAGATAAAAACAACTCACAGCCATAATCTTTTGCCAAATCGACCATCTGTGTGATTTCATCATCACTTAAAAGCATTATCCCTTTGGTTTGGGTTACTCTGTGAATAAAAATATTGTTTTTTACAGATTCTTTAAGTAGTGCATCCATTGTTTTTGGAGACTGGATTCCAGGAACTTCAAAACGATATTGGCCCCCATCATTAAATCGTTTATATGATTTGAATTCTTCAAAAGTTTCTTTAATACCAATTTTTTTTAAAAATTCCTTTGTTTCATCCATATTATCTACTCATTTAATTTTTGAACTACATATTTCATGGAATAATCTTCAAGAGAATCAATAACAGTCAGGTTTCTGACATCATATAAAGGATTATTGTCCTTAAATTTATCAATCAGTTCTGTCAATTGATACGGATTTTCAAAATCACCCTTAGGAAGCAGGGTTATGTTTTGAAATACTCCATTTCTAAACACTTCATCCAATTTAATAATAACATTTGAAGGCCTTTTATCCGGATATAAATCATTCAGTTTATCATCTGAAAGAATAATCATCCTATTTACAAGATTTTTAATGCTGTTTACTTTATCGACTGTTGAATAATTATCCAAAAGACCGTATTCTATCAGCTGATTTATTGAATCTACAGTAACTTCTCCGACAACCAGAGATATTGCAACTGCATATGGAAGAGACTGCTTTAACTCTTCAATGTTTTTCGGATGGAAATTATCGTGTTCAGCGGCAACAGAATATGTTTTAACAGCGATATTCTGGATATGATCATATTCTTCACCTATGCTTGCCTTTAATTTTAAAGCAGTGTCAATAGAAGAGTGGAGATGTCTGCAGAACGGATATTTCTTAAAGTAGATATCCCTAATCCTGACCTTGCCAATTTCTTTTAAGACACTTTCAAGGGAAAAATTTTCAGCAGCATAGTCATCACCATAGACCATAGTTTTTAAAAATCCTTCTTTACCTTCAATAATAGTTTCACTTCCTGTAAAACCATTTCTGGCAAGAATAGCTGATAAAATTCCATTATATACAGCTTTACCTACATGCAGGGATTTGCCCATTGAACCCCCATGGTCTGATTCCAGAAGTCCGGCAGCCTGGGTTCCGCACAGACCCAACGCATTTAGAATTTGCTCATCATCAAGCTTCAACAGTTTTGAAGCAACAGTCCCTGCAACAAAAGCACCTATTGTTCCGGTTGTATGAAATCCTTTATTCCTATGATTGGGATTTACAATTTTTCCAAGAAGTATTCCAACTTCATATCCTACAATAACCCCTTCAATGAATTCCTTTCCGCTTAAGTCATAAGCTTCTGAAATAGCCAATGCTGTTGGAAATATTATAGCTCCCAAATGAATCTGAGCACCCCTATGGCCATCATCAAGCTCCAGTACATGGGCTGAAACACCATTTAAAAAAGCAGCACTTAAAACATCTGTTTTTAGATTTCTGCCAATAACTGAAGCTTTTAAATTAATATTCAAGTTTCCTGAAAATATTTCTTCAACTGTATTAAAAGCTATTTTTGAAGCGTTTTCGCTTGCTCCCCTGTAGGTTACTCCAAAAAAATCCAAAAAAGCAGCTTTTACAGTGGTGATGGATTCCACAGTTGCCTGTTCATAACGATAGTTTGAAATAAATTTAGAAATATTTTTTAAAAACATAAAACACCTGAGATAATATATGTAAGAAGTAGATTAAAAATTTAACTTTTAAGTTAAAACAATTTTTCTAAATCAAATAAATTAAGGTTTTATAGTGCAGGAACACCGGTTAAAACCAATACGACATGTGCAACAATAGCTGCACCATAATAGGTTGCTGCAATAACCAGCATAGTTATAACAATTGCTCTCCAACCCAATGCCTTAAACTCATCCCAGCTTTTACCCATTCCAATACCTACATATGCCAGAAATACTGTAACGATTGCCAGAAGTTCAACTTTTGAAACATAGTATAAAACAAAATCGGATGTAGGCATGCCCGGAAATGCTAAAATAATACCTATTACACTTATATAAAGAATTGAGGAAATGTTAAGCGGTATGTACCTTTCCATCCATACTCCCGCAAGAGTGATTACTGACAGTATGCCCATTCCAACCAGTGAATCAGTCATAGGATGTTTATATCCCAAATAATTACCTATAACAGTAATAATTGAAAATATAACCAGCAGCAAAATCCAGTTAAAAATACCGTGTACAGTAACATTTTCAGATCCGTCAATCAAATCAGGCATCTATTCATCCTCCTTTTTAGGCATTATGGAATCTCTTCCAATTTTAGGTTCCAGCCAATTATACATTTTTTCAGT
The sequence above is a segment of the uncultured Methanobrevibacter sp. genome. Coding sequences within it:
- a CDS encoding V-type ATP synthase subunit I, which produces MFKTARMRKIRIVTLEKYVAPTVDALHESGLLQVSDISDSIQQDPELAELVTPSKVSPYTGKLSSLLMKTNGISELLGNSLSEGHGLKDTLMSFISPDLPVQKEVEKLDTEAFIAKAEDTLAQVESKTSVIEGKLAALDAETSELQSNKSLANRLSNFDMDLALLKDSKYTSTTVGRIDAGSTSEIKNELSKLTDELEVFTVPMDDKEGEIITVVTLKEYSDEVYSTLRKFDFEKIEIGNVEGTPQQVISHADSRLLTIESERASVKSELRAVAEQWDDDILALKEQLENEKEKNEILSSFVQTKDAYVLEGWVPVKDTEKVEQLVEKSSDGHCAFETIEVEGTDDENVPILQQNGWYARPFEYLVDMYSPVRYNAIDPTIFVAITFPLFFGFCLTDAVYGLIVALLGVVLLKGMGKVKKSMHSFGWILIWSGLWAIILGLITNGFLGDFPQRIVGFRLPTVISSVEAFVHPDIILIIAIAIGLLYTNIGFLIGAINNLRYGNKKDAIGSQICWFVFEAGIVLLALGYIQVLGMVGIILGAILIVATIGMLVWANGAYGVMDIFGYMGDVLSYARLLALCLATGGIAMTVNILAQMINNMVPYVGIVLAIVIFFGGHIANFLFQVLGAFINALRLNYVEFFSQFFMEGKGKFEAFKAKRTFTKIKN
- a CDS encoding HrpE/YscL family type III secretion apparatus protein translates to MAEISDAIAMIKKAESDAEQLIVDSESQSKDLIAESQVKAEEIISQAKSAAEEEAKNTVFDAEDKAKKEAEDIAKKSAEDVAALKDKAMANVDEAASIIVKNIM
- a CDS encoding nitroreductase family protein, with the protein product MEFIDVINQRYSVRGYLDKEVEKEKLDYVLKAATIAPTGVNAQPFKVYVIDTKKYKEELSKIYGAKWFVEAPIVLCVVGIINEAWTRPWDQKNIADIDATIVMDHMILAAQDVGLGTCYIGAFKKYEAHKFLNLKENEEAVLFTPLGYGNAEPRETPRKELDEFVVYMD
- a CDS encoding citryl-CoA lyase codes for the protein MQENNFRVNPHSLKTAISRVETDKIVTRGYNQRDLIDKIRYSDMIFLLLRGRLPSLEEGKIFNHVLVSFCDHGATPPSTQTARLVASSGSPMNSAVAGALLSFGHKHAGAIEKTMELYQSKIGSIYSTGDSAIDNKQIASCAIEIYSEYILKGKKIPGFGHRYHNVDPRADELMNIVVKRGFIGPHIKLALALEDLVYEKKQIRLNVDGANAAILSDLGFSPDLGLGVFMIGRLPGIIAHIHEENMDEEEFRRFLDLDDIVYDAGR
- a CDS encoding fumarate hydratase, which codes for MSIIEDISKTVISASTTLSDDKLKALTGAIETEENENARWALSQMLENYKVAQKTKFPLCDDTGIPHVLVELGSDRQITGGMLGQIQEGIALGLNNLPARPMAVKGSEIERIEQIKGLYEKPGMLKPASILIDTVNDESSYRRDIAPDTLNVHLILEGGGPEIRAKTYRVYHKRSFYNVIDTAVDWLEESLSLLGCTPSIPSIGIGRTHYEANALLLKSIVYGNLDRQSEVEKYVAGRLNETGIGPMGFGGRTTVLGSYVNIGNQRASGVRIVAIRPSCFVEPRVATLKL
- a CDS encoding peptidase — protein: MDETKEFLKKIGIKETFEEFKSYKRFNDGGQYRFEVPGIQSPKTMDALLKESVKNNIFIHRVTQTKGIMLLSDDEITQMVDLAKDYGCELFLSVGPRATYDTSATVHTKEGSRIGYRLRGYDNLVYAIEDVKRACGLGVRGILLYDEGLLWVLNKMRCEGELPENVHFKLSAHAGHSNPASAKLLQENGLDSLNPVRDLQIPMIAAIRNACDMAIDLHTENPKSTGGFIRHYEVPKFIDVAAPVYLKTGGSVAANHNWDTTEKEAIARIKQVMLVKRVIDKYCPQAVPSPAKSDDLSIPE
- a CDS encoding MmgE/PrpD family protein, with protein sequence MFLKNISKFISNYRYEQATVESITTVKAAFLDFFGVTYRGASENASKIAFNTVEEIFSGNLNINLKASVIGRNLKTDVLSAAFLNGVSAHVLELDDGHRGAQIHLGAIIFPTALAISEAYDLSGKEFIEGVIVGYEVGILLGKIVNPNHRNKGFHTTGTIGAFVAGTVASKLLKLDDEQILNALGLCGTQAAGLLESDHGGSMGKSLHVGKAVYNGILSAILARNGFTGSETIIEGKEGFLKTMVYGDDYAAENFSLESVLKEIGKVRIRDIYFKKYPFCRHLHSSIDTALKLKASIGEEYDHIQNIAVKTYSVAAEHDNFHPKNIEELKQSLPYAVAISLVVGEVTVDSINQLIEYGLLDNYSTVDKVNSIKNLVNRMIILSDDKLNDLYPDKRPSNVIIKLDEVFRNGVFQNITLLPKGDFENPYQLTELIDKFKDNNPLYDVRNLTVIDSLEDYSMKYVVQKLNE